The Arachis ipaensis cultivar K30076 chromosome B07, Araip1.1, whole genome shotgun sequence genome includes a window with the following:
- the LOC110265035 gene encoding uncharacterized protein LOC110265035 — translation MKKGIAFEWTPACEEAFNHFKEILAAPPVLGKPKAGEPLDLYLAITEGVLAAVLVREERKAQQSIYFGHQVVVKTDQAIRQVLQKPDLAGRMMIWAIELSQYDLSYEPRHAIKAQAMADFLVEVTGNPTEDTDTRWKLHVDRASNQTSGGTGIILESPARVVYEQSVKFKFPMSNNQAEYEALLGGLVLAREVGATRLEVCSDSQVVTAQVNRSYQARDSLLQKYLERVKELSKQFEEVTVQHVPREKNTRADLLSKLASTKPGTGNRSLIQGITKEPAVALHLTKMSPSWMDPITDFLKNGKLPGDGKEAKALRREAAKYTVIQDQLFKKGLSQPLLKCLHLDQTNYVLREVHEGCCGHHIGGKALARKLI, via the exons atgaagaaGGGAATAGCGTTTGAATGGACTCCGGCGTGCGAGGAGGCGTTCAACCACTTCAAAGAAATCCTAGCAGCACCCCCCGTGCTCGGGAAACCCAAAGCCGGAGAACCACTCGACTTGTACCTAGCCATAACAGAAGGAGTGCTTGCAGCGGTGCTGGTGCGAGAAGAAAGGAAGGCCCAGCAATCGATTTACTTC GGTCACCAGGTGGTCGTGAAAACGGACCAGGCGATCCGTCAGGTACTCCAAAAACCTGATCTGGCAGGAAGAATGATGATCTGGGCCATTGAGCTGTCCCAATACGATCTGAGCTACGAACCCCGACACGCGATTAAGGCACAAGCAATGGCGGATTTCCTAGTGGAAGTAACCGGAAATCCAACCGAGGACACGGACACACGGTGGAAACTCCATGTGGACAGAGCTTCCAACCAGACGTCCGGGGGCACCGGGATCATTCTAGAAAGCCCGGCTAGAGTCGTTTACGAACAATCAGTTAAGTTCAAGTTTCCCATGTCaaataaccaagcagaatacgaagccCTTCTGGGAGGCTTGGTTCtagctcgggaagtcggggcCACAAGGTTGGAAGTATGCAGCGACTCGCAGGTCGTCACCGCGCAAGTAAATAgaagctaccaagccagagactcgctgctgcaaaaatacttggaaaGGGTCAAAGAACTGAGCAAACAATTTGAGGAGGTCACGGTCCAACACGTACCAAGGGAAAAGAACACACGAGCAGACCTCCTATCCAAGTTGGCAAGCACAAAACCTGGAACCGGCAACCGCTCCCTCATTCAAGGCATCACGAAAGAGCCCGCAGTCGCCCTACACCTGACCAAGATGAGCCCCTCTTGGATGGACCCCATCACCGATTTCTTGAAAAATGGAAAACTCCCTGGGGATGGGAAGGAAGCCAAAGCATTGAGAAGGGAGGCTGCCAAGTACACGGTCATACAGGACCagctattcaaaaagggactcagccaaccTTTGCTGAAGTGCCTACACCTCGACCAGACAAACTATGTGCTCAGAGAAGTCCATGAGGGATGCTGCGGCCACcatatcgggggcaaagccctagcgagGAAGCTCATCTGA